The window AAGCGTTGGAGTTCAAATAGTGACGTCAGAGGGGCAGTGCATCATGGGGGATTAGCTCAAATGGTAGAGCGCTCGCTTAGCATGCGAGAAGTAGCGGGATCGATGCCCGCATCCTCCAATTTATTGTTTCTTATTTATCTCCAGTTATTTCTTGTTCAGGAGAAAGGATGTCACCCGCTCTGTACTGTTTGATTTTTGTACCGTTACACCATGGATGTGTAAAGATAACTACACCCACCTGACATCGCCTTTTTCCTGGTTTACAAGACGTCGAGATGATTGCCCTCCACATGGTGAGTTTGtagttttaattttgtaaaagcaacgtttaaactgttttttcgACCTCCATCACAACACGAATATGACTAAAATTGCACTTTAAGAAGACAACCCAACCCCCACTCTCTTACAACCGCCCAACATGGAGTTATAAGatggtaaaaaaacaagtttgcCTCGGGCGAGTCAGCTGTAGCACCGTGAAAGCGAAACAGAAGTCCAATGCAGAAATTAGAAGTGTTCACCAACTGCAAAGTCtttgtaaataaagtaaaaaaaactttaaatagTGACGTCATGTCTTGCATTGCATCACGGGGGATTAGCTCAAATGGTAGAGCGCTCGCTTAGCATGCGAGAAGTAGCGGGATCGATGCCCGCATCCTCCAATTTATTGTTTCTTCTTTGCCTCAAAGACGACCACATTTATATATCCACATATTTGTGGATATAACAACCTTTTACAGTAAATGCTGCTAACAATGTGACATGAGAAAGAAACAGTAGACGGAACTACCACAGTCGAGGACATaaattatatactatattcatttttaacagtctcttctgcactatattcacttttttaatagttttgtatcacagctgttattctgcactatattcacttttttaatagttttgtatcacagctgttattctgcactatattcacttttaacagttttcttcatctccttgtatttttatatctggtatatttttttgtactttgtactttgcactactaactctttgactgcctttttactaacatgttttgcactatggaactgtgatgctggaaacttgaatttccctcgggatcaataaagttactatctatctatctataaaaaGGATAGCATAATGTAGTTAATATGTTAACGTTATTATTGTTGGCTTTTAACGAAACTCTATGCCCAAAAGGATCATATTATGAACAACATAAATCCGTAAAATGTCCTCTGATGAATAATGTCACAGCTCATAATACCAGTACAGTGGTGCACTAATAGGATTCTTAAAGAAATCAATTAAAGtatttgaaaattaaataaaatatctaaaaaaaaaatatgaatcctttcaaatatataaattactGAATCCCAACACCAACATTTACTAATAAAGTATAGTATTTAGAAATGCTTTCCACAGGATTGCTGATTTATTGTTATAAAACAATCAACAACATCTTGGCAATTGAAGTAACTtaacaaaattacagaaattaACTCAGAAGTTAGTATGATGACATCATGTGAAACAACTTAACatattattaaatttttttttttacatgcaaagCACCACATGAAACTGGCTTACATCCTCATGTAGCACATTTCCTCCACATTTAGCAGATCCTCCACATGGAGAGTCGTTGAGTcattgtcaaacaaacacacgtcTGTGCCattttaaagaaatgttaatgaaCAGCATCAACATGTTCGACCTGCAGATCCTCTTAATGCATTAACATGGTGTGAATGAGTTGATGTCGCCACCTacaggaaagagaaagaaactgcTACAATTTTAAAAACAGTGCAGTATTTTCTTATTAAACAGTTTATATTTTAAACCTGCAAAATGTACGAGTTTTGTTAACTACAGAGCTGTATCTACTGAACACTAGGAGTAGATAAGCATCAAAACTGCAGCATGTGTTTTCCCCTGCCTTGAGATAATGCACATAAATCAGCATATAATACATCTAAACAGGTCTAATCTGATGCTGCTGTTACATTTCTCAGCCCtatttgacaaaacaaaatcTTTCCTCAAGGTCTGCTTACTTGCTTTTTAGTCTAACTTTAAATCGAATGTGAGGGATTTAATTTTAAGTTATTTGAAAAAGGGACAATGTACATTAATCATCATTCAAACAAATGTGAATGTACCCGAGTTATTCAGGAGGCTAGTTTTCATCGGCAGTCCCTTTGCCAGATGTTAAGCGTCCtagaataataaaaagaatacaaTATGTACAATAGTTAAGAACATACTGAACATAGATGTTTACAAAGCAAGTCAAAAAAAGGCCTTGAGTTAAGATGTTTTCTACAGTTTCAAAGGTCATGAATTTACTTGTAGGCTTTACTTTCACTATTAACGGAGCTCCTGAAGTCTGGAAACGTATTATTTATTCAATGCTGTGCACACAAATTACTTCTTGTCCGCGCTGTTTGTTTTGATAGTCTATTAATcattaaagtcattttttttgttttatcattgtaaacttactgtaatttatttaggtttttgacAGGTAGTTGGACAAAATGAGCAATCTAAGACGTCAGCTATGACTGTAGGAAATGTGACAGGCGTTGtataaaaataatcgttagatgCAGCCCTGAATTTGTGCACAcaagattaaaacaaaacatcaggACTTCAGTGGCTCCACACACTATGGTTCTGCAGTTGGATGCTGCAACTGGTTTATGGTGCTTTGCAAATCAATATAAGGGCTTGTCAATGAATAACTGTGAGTTTAATACATTGAATTGTATTGAATAAAATCTGACATGCAGAGAAATGAACACATAAAGAAAGTGAACAGAAGAGTTTGCAGGATTATAAAAACACCAGGACACCCAATTTCATCATACATCGACATCAGTGAAAACAGTTCTGCTATTTTAGTGTTTTCCTCCAAAATGATCCTCAGCATTCTTCTTTGTTGTCCTGTGTCTACAGTGTCGTCCTGTGATGTAGAGGCCAGCCAGCTTGGTTTGGTGTCTGAACCAATCAGCATGTGGAATAAAACCCCAGCGCTGTCCCTCACTGGCTCGCTTTCTGCTCAAAGCGTCCAAAAGCAAAAAaggtatttgtctttgtttttttctttctttcaatgTCAGTTACAGCAAGCAAAAGCAGCAGGAGAGCGTCCTGACAGCAGGTCTGAGTGGTGGAGGAGGATTCGGTCCACTTGCTGCCTGGTGTTCACCTCTCACATGAAGTCGTCTGAATCATTACCATCCTGCAAACGACAGGCAGCGAAGCACAAGTTAATGTTAAAGCTTGCCCATGACCTAaacatatttctttcttttctgcttCATTCAgattgttaatataaataattgtatGCTTTGTGCCTCTTTTTCACTTGACACTGATACCATCGTATATAATGAAATAGGAAAATACATTGTGGTACATCTCCGTTAAGTGACCCATTCATGAATATCCCTCATATTGAAAATTATTCTACAAAAAAATGTAGCAGATCCTCTGACCTTCCCTCTCTGTGAATTcctaaacaaaatataaattaatagatTTGTTCTCACCTCATTAGTCATCATATTTTCACTCTTCATCAGTGAAGTGTAGCTCCTGGAGAGAGAAaccaaaacataacaaaatgttaaatatacagaaaatgtaataaaaacttCAAATATGGAGTACAGTTTTAAATTAGCAGTATTTCAGAAGGCCATCACTTTAAATGCTTCAGTAAACTATTTCACAATACtgaggtattttcttttttttagttcaATCCAACTTTTCTAAAACAATGTCATGggaaacaatgtttttttttgatcAGAGTTGTGGACGTACTTGAGTTCGTCcatctcttttttcctcttcacatcctccttctctttctttttctggtcCTGGATCTGAGCTTTCTTCTCGTTCCTCTCCTCTTGGTCTCTCGACTCTTTCTCTGCCATGAAGTCGGGGTAGCGTTCGTCTTTGGTTTTCTCCAGACGATTTACGATCTCATTGACCTTCTTCTCCACTGACACGCTCTTCACCTGTGAAACACACGAGACACCTtagaatacaaaacaaaaacaacgcGTCCAACACCTGTCATAATGGGCTATATAAATCAAATTACCATCACAGTGAACATGACATCAGGTTTAATCtaactttgtattatttttccAGAGTCAGactgttttcatgtcagtgCTGGTCTACTGACCTCTTTCTGTCGAAAGAAGCCGATCTGTCCTACGTCCATGTCTCCGGTTTTCTTCAGGTTGGCCCACGGCGTGTAGACAACGTTGATGTTGTTCATCTTACAGCCTGACAGCACACAACACAGTTTAATTTAATATACATagaaatatacataaaaaacaggagaaaaatgCTTTGATAGGATGATTTCTCAGGGTAGTTGCCagcatgcagctttaaggatctttttttttttttttaatacatctCATGCACTCTGATCAGCTGTGATAatcaaggcttttattctgaaacctTTGCTCATGGCTGATCTTTGATGCCAATCATTCTACAAATGACATGACGTCATCAGGAAACAGATATTTACCTTGgatgctgttgtttttcacCAGCTGTGCGCAGTCTATGAGCACCTCAGGGGGAATATCACTGATTGTCTGACCCTAGAAAAGACACAGAGCGATCAGCAGTGCCTATGTGTGCTAAAGGCATCGGTGTCGTTCAAACTAAGTGCTCAGTGGATAGTTGAACAGTGTCTGAAAAGTTTGACCCGTCCGACAATTTTGGTAACTTTCCGAAACGGAAAATCTGACAAACCCGCCCTGTTTATGCAGTGATTAGCCAGCTATGCAGGGTCGACTAACGAGTGCAACACCCTAAATGAGTTGAAGGACAAGCTATAAAAAAGTGTGGcgcattaggggtgtaagaaaaaatattgaatatcgtgatattatgttttgtgatactgtattgattctcaaaaacgctatagatttttaaataatagtttacatgcaaagattaactgcaaagagatgtgccctctcagtATATGTTCCCTcttaaagtagtgctatgatgttggattgAAGGTGAGTAGGAAAACTACTTCGTTGCAAGCATACCCCGGCCTTAAGGGTTACATACCATTAGATCTAGGGCTTCTTCTACATTGCAGACTTCCAGTGCACAAGACAA is drawn from Sebastes umbrosus isolate fSebUmb1 chromosome 18, fSebUmb1.pri, whole genome shotgun sequence and contains these coding sequences:
- the ccdc25 gene encoding coiled-coil domain-containing protein 25 isoform X1 is translated as MVFYFTSAEVNPPYTIYMGKDKYENEDLIKYGWPEDIWFHVDKLSSAHVYLRLHKGQTISDIPPEVLIDCAQLVKNNSIQGCKMNNINVVYTPWANLKKTGDMDVGQIGFFRQKEVKSVSVEKKVNEIVNRLEKTKDERYPDFMAEKESRDQEERNEKKAQIQDQKKKEKEDVKRKKEMDELKSYTSLMKSENMMTNEDGNDSDDFM
- the ccdc25 gene encoding coiled-coil domain-containing protein 25 isoform X2 → MGQTISDIPPEVLIDCAQLVKNNSIQGCKMNNINVVYTPWANLKKTGDMDVGQIGFFRQKEVKSVSVEKKVNEIVNRLEKTKDERYPDFMAEKESRDQEERNEKKAQIQDQKKKEKEDVKRKKEMDELKSYTSLMKSENMMTNEDGNDSDDFM